One stretch of Chryseobacterium indologenes DNA includes these proteins:
- a CDS encoding class I SAM-dependent methyltransferase, producing MEKEELKILAQHLAHPQGEKGVEIGEMMNATNISMTLESIRALLIEDDEHILEIGHGNAGHLKNILSLAKGLKYTGIDISETMYQEAKRLNQEFKNQADFILYEGTKLPFEDKTFDKIFTVNTVYFWENPLDFLNEIGRVLKDNGTFVLTFGQRDFMEKLPFTAYDFNLYNNKEMEELVSKSHFKRMKNSEKEEEIKSKTGNETIQRIYTILTIKK from the coding sequence ATGGAAAAAGAAGAATTAAAAATCCTCGCACAGCATCTTGCCCACCCTCAGGGAGAAAAAGGGGTAGAGATTGGTGAAATGATGAATGCCACTAATATCAGTATGACATTAGAAAGTATCAGGGCTCTTCTGATAGAAGATGATGAACATATTCTTGAAATAGGGCACGGAAATGCAGGACATCTGAAAAATATCTTAAGCCTGGCAAAAGGACTGAAATATACAGGAATTGATATCTCCGAAACCATGTATCAGGAAGCCAAAAGATTGAATCAGGAATTTAAGAATCAGGCAGATTTTATTTTATATGAAGGAACGAAACTCCCTTTTGAAGATAAAACCTTTGATAAAATATTTACCGTGAATACTGTTTATTTCTGGGAAAACCCACTAGATTTTTTAAATGAAATAGGTAGGGTTCTAAAGGATAACGGAACATTTGTACTGACTTTCGGACAGAGAGATTTCATGGAAAAACTTCCATTTACAGCTTATGATTTTAACCTGTACAATAATAAGGAGATGGAAGAACTGGTATCTAAAAGTCACTTTAAAAGAATGAAAAATTCTGAAAAAGAGGAAGAAATAAAAAGTAAAACAGGAAACGAAACAATACAAAGAATCTATACAATTTTAACCATAAAAAAATAA
- a CDS encoding MarR family winged helix-turn-helix transcriptional regulator produces MEHSNTPKLENQICFPLYVIAKEITGLYRPFLDELDITYPQYLVMMVLWNNDGLTVSHIGEKLFLDSGTLTPLLKRLEAKGFIIRKRKKEDERVVEIFLDEAGKQLQKKACEIPGKIQEKLGIQPEELLELKETVLKILNKIEK; encoded by the coding sequence ATGGAACATTCAAATACCCCCAAGTTAGAAAACCAGATCTGTTTTCCGTTATATGTTATTGCCAAGGAAATCACCGGATTGTACCGTCCTTTTCTTGATGAACTGGATATCACTTATCCGCAATATCTTGTAATGATGGTATTATGGAACAATGATGGCCTTACCGTAAGCCATATTGGGGAAAAACTGTTTCTGGATAGCGGTACACTGACTCCTCTTCTTAAAAGACTGGAAGCAAAAGGGTTTATTATAAGAAAACGCAAAAAAGAGGACGAAAGAGTTGTTGAGATATTTTTAGATGAAGCCGGAAAGCAGCTTCAGAAAAAGGCCTGTGAAATTCCGGGTAAGATTCAGGAAAAACTTGGAATACAGCCAGAGGAACTGTTGGAACTCAAAGAAACAGTCTTAAAAATATTAAACAAAATAGAAAAATAA
- a CDS encoding heme ABC transporter ATP-binding protein, with the protein MIKAHQINYKHKEFRILDGVDVSLDYGEFLAIVGPNGAGKSSLLSVLAHEVKSEKRKVLFKDQPIEDWNVNELSKHKAKFSQHNSNDIPLEVRDVVMMGRYPYFDAQPGKEDLEAMNNKMYETDIFHLKEREYNSLSGGEKQRVHLSRVMAQLENDIAHKLVFLDEPLNNLDIKHQYKALEIIKNFTQKANSAIVVLHDLNLAAQFADKILLMKSGQVSAYGTPQEVFTAENISHAYNFPCTICEHPITNNPMIIFG; encoded by the coding sequence ATGATCAAAGCACATCAAATTAACTATAAGCATAAAGAATTCCGAATTCTTGATGGGGTAGATGTTTCATTGGATTACGGAGAGTTTTTAGCTATTGTAGGCCCTAATGGTGCAGGAAAATCAAGTCTTTTAAGTGTTTTGGCTCATGAAGTGAAATCTGAAAAGCGAAAAGTATTATTTAAAGATCAACCCATCGAAGACTGGAATGTAAACGAACTTTCTAAACATAAAGCCAAGTTTTCACAGCATAACAGTAACGATATTCCCCTTGAAGTAAGGGATGTAGTCATGATGGGAAGGTATCCTTATTTTGATGCACAGCCTGGAAAAGAGGATCTTGAAGCAATGAATAATAAGATGTATGAAACAGATATTTTTCACCTTAAAGAAAGAGAATATAACTCTCTTTCAGGAGGAGAAAAACAGCGCGTGCACCTTTCAAGAGTTATGGCACAGCTGGAAAATGATATCGCTCATAAATTAGTTTTTCTGGATGAACCTCTGAATAACCTAGACATAAAACATCAATATAAAGCCCTTGAAATTATTAAAAATTTTACACAGAAAGCAAACAGTGCTATCGTTGTTCTTCATGATCTGAATCTTGCAGCTCAATTTGCAGATAAAATTTTATTAATGAAATCAGGGCAGGTTTCCGCTTATGGAACTCCACAGGAAGTTTTTACGGCAGAAAATATCAGCCATGCTTATAATTTCCCATGTACCATCTGCGAACATCCTATTACTAATAACCCAATGATCATTTTTGGATAA
- a CDS encoding NAD(P)H-dependent oxidoreductase, whose amino-acid sequence MSLIEDLNWRHAVKAYDPTKKVSNEDLNTILEAARLAPTSSGLQPFRIIVVENQELKDKMVAGALNPEVMRDSSHVLVFAAWDSYSNEKIDKVYDHHTDVRDLPRGRFGSYTDKIKEMYGAQTPEQHFAHTARQTYIALGIALAQAAELKIDSTPAEGFSNELVDEVLGLKELGLKSVSLLYLGYRDEANDWLSSMKKVRIPMDEFIIKK is encoded by the coding sequence ATGTCATTAATAGAAGACCTTAACTGGAGACACGCAGTAAAAGCTTATGATCCAACGAAAAAAGTATCTAACGAAGATTTAAATACCATTCTGGAAGCGGCAAGGCTGGCTCCTACTTCATCAGGATTACAACCTTTCCGAATTATTGTAGTAGAAAATCAGGAATTAAAAGATAAAATGGTTGCAGGAGCTTTAAACCCTGAAGTGATGAGAGATTCTTCTCATGTTTTGGTTTTTGCAGCGTGGGACAGCTACTCCAATGAAAAAATCGACAAAGTTTATGATCATCATACTGATGTAAGAGATCTTCCAAGAGGACGTTTTGGAAGTTATACTGATAAGATCAAAGAAATGTATGGAGCACAAACTCCTGAGCAGCACTTTGCCCACACTGCCCGTCAAACTTATATCGCTTTAGGAATTGCCCTTGCACAGGCTGCTGAACTTAAAATCGACAGTACCCCGGCAGAAGGGTTTAGCAATGAATTAGTAGACGAAGTATTGGGATTAAAAGAATTAGGCTTAAAAAGTGTGAGCCTTTTATATCTGGGATACCGTGATGAAGCCAATGACTGGTTGTCTTCAATGAAAAAAGTCCGTATTCCAATGGATGAATTTATCATTAAAAAGTAA
- a CDS encoding SDR family oxidoreductase, with protein sequence MQRFKNKTAVITGGTNGMGLATAQKFIEEGGSVIITGRSEETVDKALKQLGDKAFGIISDAGNIKDLLNLQQEVRKYTERIDVIFANAGYGKFAPVENVDENHFDELFNVLVKGPFFTVQQLLPLMKTGSSVIFNTSVATEIAMNSFSVYSAAKSAVQSFIKTFAVELTTRGIRVNGVSPGHIRTNIFNNTGLAPEQIDAAVQDIIPTIPFKRQGNPEEIASVVLFLASEEASYIHGAEVKADAGISVIRP encoded by the coding sequence ATGCAGAGATTTAAAAACAAAACAGCAGTTATTACCGGGGGAACTAATGGAATGGGATTGGCTACCGCACAAAAATTCATAGAAGAAGGAGGGAGTGTGATCATCACCGGGCGAAGTGAAGAAACCGTTGATAAAGCTTTAAAGCAATTAGGAGATAAGGCTTTTGGAATTATTTCCGACGCAGGAAATATAAAGGACTTACTGAATTTACAACAAGAAGTAAGAAAATATACCGAACGCATTGATGTTATTTTTGCCAATGCAGGCTATGGAAAATTTGCTCCTGTTGAAAATGTAGATGAAAACCATTTTGATGAACTCTTTAATGTATTGGTAAAAGGACCATTTTTCACTGTTCAGCAATTGTTGCCATTGATGAAAACAGGGAGTTCAGTTATTTTTAATACTTCAGTGGCTACAGAGATTGCTATGAATAGCTTTTCCGTCTATTCTGCAGCGAAATCGGCCGTACAGTCGTTCATTAAAACATTTGCGGTGGAACTTACAACACGTGGAATTCGGGTGAATGGTGTAAGTCCGGGGCATATCAGAACCAATATTTTTAACAATACAGGATTAGCACCTGAGCAAATTGATGCTGCGGTTCAGGATATTATTCCTACAATCCCTTTTAAAAGGCAGGGTAATCCTGAAGAAATTGCCAGTGTAGTTCTGTTTCTTGCTTCAGAAGAGGCATCCTATATTCATGGTGCAGAGGTCAAGGCTGATGCCGGAATATCTGTAATAAGGCCATAG
- a CDS encoding ChaN family lipoprotein codes for MKNIFIAILLAGFCSLNAQNFKAYQFYDQKGKEIKTDKLVKELADYDVVFFGENHNSSINHWLQLKITEALYEKKNGKLILGAEMFERDNQAQLNQYLNGTFDAKTLKDSARLWNNYATDYKPLVDFAKNKKLNFIATNIPRRYASQTAKEGLESLNQLSDKEKAYIAQLPVKVTLDTPGYPEMKAMMGDHAEGTKVMNFISAQAIKDATMAESILKNIQAGKTFIHYNGNYHSKEFGGTYWYIKQKNPNLKMAVISVFESEDPDLKIPSKDYVPTEFNLVIPSDMTKTF; via the coding sequence ATGAAGAATATTTTCATAGCGATTTTGCTGGCGGGTTTCTGTTCACTCAATGCACAGAATTTTAAAGCGTATCAGTTTTATGACCAAAAGGGCAAAGAAATAAAAACGGATAAACTGGTAAAGGAGTTGGCAGATTATGATGTAGTTTTCTTTGGAGAAAATCATAATAGCTCCATCAATCACTGGCTTCAGCTTAAAATTACAGAAGCACTGTATGAAAAGAAAAACGGCAAGCTTATTCTGGGAGCAGAAATGTTTGAAAGAGATAACCAGGCTCAGCTGAATCAATATCTAAACGGAACATTTGATGCAAAAACACTGAAAGATTCTGCTCGATTATGGAATAATTATGCAACAGATTATAAACCGCTGGTTGATTTTGCTAAAAATAAAAAACTGAATTTCATTGCAACCAATATTCCCAGAAGATATGCCTCACAAACTGCAAAAGAAGGATTGGAGTCTTTGAATCAACTAAGTGATAAAGAAAAAGCATATATTGCCCAGCTGCCGGTTAAAGTGACATTAGATACTCCGGGATATCCGGAAATGAAAGCCATGATGGGAGATCATGCAGAAGGCACGAAAGTAATGAACTTTATCTCAGCGCAGGCAATAAAAGATGCTACAATGGCAGAGTCTATTCTGAAAAATATCCAGGCAGGAAAGACGTTTATACACTATAATGGTAATTATCACAGTAAAGAGTTTGGGGGAACATATTGGTATATCAAACAGAAGAACCCTAATCTGAAAATGGCGGTGATCTCAGTTTTTGAATCAGAAGATCCTGATCTGAAAATTCCTTCAAAGGATTATGTTCCAACAGAATTCAATCTTGTTATTCCAAGTGATATGACGAAGACTTTTTAA
- a CDS encoding protein-glutamine glutaminase, translated as MKKFLLSMMVFVSVLSINSCSDSNANQETVNSSSKETAMKEFGRTVPVEINKEGEKYKVSFILSAQPYEIKDTKENEAYISMISQAVKNESPVHIFLKANSNEIAKVESPTLEDIRFFKSALTKEEKAGNLVTRKLASVIPDLATLNSLFTQIKNQSCGTSTASSPCITFRYPVDGCYARAHKMRQILNNAGYECEKQFVYGNLRASTGTCCVSWVYHVAILVSFKNASGVVEKRIIDPSLNSTGPITDTAWRAACTNSTCGSTSVSSFANTAGNVYYRSPSGSFLYDNNLVNTNCTLTAFSALSGCSAPVPSTAHCGY; from the coding sequence ATGAAAAAATTTTTGCTATCCATGATGGTATTTGTATCAGTACTTTCCATCAACTCTTGTTCAGATTCCAATGCGAATCAGGAAACTGTAAATTCGTCGTCTAAAGAAACCGCAATGAAAGAGTTCGGAAGAACTGTTCCTGTAGAAATCAACAAAGAAGGTGAAAAATATAAAGTTTCCTTTATTCTTTCAGCCCAGCCCTATGAAATTAAAGACACTAAGGAAAATGAGGCTTATATTTCAATGATTAGTCAGGCTGTAAAAAATGAATCTCCGGTTCATATTTTTCTTAAAGCTAACTCCAATGAAATTGCGAAGGTAGAAAGCCCAACCCTTGAAGATATTCGTTTCTTTAAATCTGCTTTAACAAAAGAAGAAAAAGCAGGAAATCTGGTAACCAGAAAATTAGCCAGTGTTATTCCTGATCTGGCCACTTTAAACAGCTTATTTACACAGATCAAAAATCAATCTTGCGGAACTTCTACAGCTTCTTCTCCATGTATCACGTTCAGATACCCTGTAGATGGCTGCTATGCAAGGGCTCACAAAATGAGACAGATCTTAAACAATGCCGGATATGAATGTGAAAAGCAATTTGTATATGGTAATTTAAGAGCTTCTACCGGTACCTGCTGCGTATCATGGGTATATCATGTAGCAATATTGGTAAGCTTTAAAAATGCTTCCGGAGTAGTTGAAAAAAGAATTATAGACCCTTCTCTAAACTCAACAGGTCCTATCACTGATACTGCATGGAGAGCTGCATGCACGAATTCTACTTGCGGATCTACTTCTGTTTCATCTTTTGCCAATACAGCAGGAAATGTCTATTACAGAAGTCCATCAGGATCTTTTCTATATGATAACAATCTGGTAAATACCAATTGTACACTGACAGCTTTTTCCGCTCTTTCAGGGTGTTCAGCTCCAGTACCTAGTACAGCACATTGCGGATACTAA
- the trpA gene encoding tryptophan synthase subunit alpha → MKKLNIYFTAGIPQLEDTADIIQLIQDSGADMIEIGMPYSDPVADGPIIQKAHELALQNGMTIEKLLSQLKTIKNEIKVPIILMGYINPVLSFGFEKFCKECSESGVSGLILPDLPPIEFEKNYQHILKKYNLNFTFLVTPETSDERVQYLDSLSSGFLYAVSSSSTTGNDNTVVKNENYLTRLADLPLKNPVMIGFGIKSKEDFENVTEKADGGIIGTAFVNVLLQDKNWKKNAIDFIHSIKA, encoded by the coding sequence ACTGGAAGATACTGCAGACATTATACAACTTATTCAGGACTCCGGAGCAGATATGATTGAAATCGGAATGCCTTATTCTGATCCTGTAGCTGATGGTCCTATCATTCAAAAAGCTCATGAATTGGCCCTTCAAAACGGAATGACCATCGAAAAACTTTTATCTCAGTTAAAAACCATAAAGAATGAAATAAAAGTTCCAATTATTTTAATGGGATACATCAATCCTGTATTGAGCTTTGGTTTTGAAAAGTTCTGTAAGGAGTGTTCAGAAAGTGGAGTTTCTGGACTTATCCTTCCTGATCTCCCCCCTATCGAATTTGAGAAAAATTATCAGCATATTCTGAAAAAGTACAACCTTAATTTTACTTTTCTGGTAACTCCTGAAACTTCAGATGAAAGAGTACAGTATCTGGATTCATTAAGTTCGGGATTCCTGTACGCAGTAAGCTCATCTTCCACTACCGGAAACGATAATACAGTGGTAAAGAATGAAAACTATCTGACCCGATTGGCTGATCTTCCTCTTAAAAACCCTGTAATGATCGGTTTCGGAATAAAATCAAAAGAAGACTTTGAAAATGTGACTGAAAAAGCAGATGGCGGGATCATAGGCACAGCCTTTGTGAATGTGTTGCTTCAGGATAAAAATTGGAAGAAGAATGCCATAGATTTTATCCATTCTATAAAAGCTTAA
- a CDS encoding peptide deformylase: MRKLSILFILFVGLCNAQKFTSEELSLINKGDINTALPIYQTTDTNQHKTLLSLSSEINPIDPNTAVLVKRMKESLLSTDGGVGIAAPQVGINRKVIWVQRFDKEGTPLEYFINPVIIWRSDLQNLGPEGDLSIPDFRDQFYRSKVIQLEYVDLKGQKYSEIVEGFTAVIFQHEIDHLFGILISDKKEKEKNDSYKKVDAYQKSDLNKR, translated from the coding sequence ATGAGAAAACTATCTATTCTATTTATACTTTTTGTAGGGTTATGTAATGCACAAAAATTCACTTCAGAGGAACTTTCCTTGATTAATAAAGGAGATATAAATACTGCATTACCAATCTACCAGACCACTGATACAAATCAACATAAGACTTTGCTGAGCCTTTCTTCAGAAATCAATCCAATCGATCCTAATACAGCTGTTCTTGTGAAAAGAATGAAAGAGTCTCTTCTTTCAACGGATGGAGGAGTAGGTATTGCAGCTCCGCAGGTAGGAATCAACAGAAAAGTAATTTGGGTCCAGCGCTTTGATAAAGAAGGGACTCCTTTGGAATATTTTATCAATCCGGTTATTATATGGAGATCTGATCTTCAAAATCTTGGACCAGAAGGAGACCTGTCAATTCCTGATTTCAGAGATCAATTCTACAGAAGTAAAGTTATTCAACTCGAATATGTGGACTTAAAAGGGCAAAAATATTCAGAAATTGTAGAAGGATTTACTGCTGTTATCTTCCAGCATGAAATTGACCACCTTTTTGGTATCTTAATTTCTGACAAAAAAGAAAAAGAGAAAAATGATTCCTATAAAAAGGTGGATGCCTACCAGAAAAGTGATCTGAATAAAAGGTAA
- a CDS encoding organic hydroperoxide resistance protein: MKTLYTTKVTATGGRNGHVKSENGVLDLEVKMPKALGGANDDFTNPEMLFAAGYSACFDSALNRVISLAKVKTGETTVTAQVSIGQIENGGFGLAVELDVNVPGVSIEEARSLTEKAHQICPYSNATRNNIEVKLSVTNND; the protein is encoded by the coding sequence ATGAAAACGTTATATACAACAAAAGTTACAGCTACAGGTGGAAGAAATGGCCATGTAAAAAGTGAAAACGGAGTGTTGGATCTTGAAGTAAAAATGCCGAAAGCACTAGGAGGAGCTAATGATGATTTTACTAATCCAGAAATGCTTTTTGCAGCTGGATACTCTGCATGTTTCGACAGTGCTTTGAACAGGGTTATCAGTCTGGCAAAAGTAAAAACCGGTGAGACCACTGTTACTGCTCAGGTAAGTATTGGACAGATTGAAAACGGAGGTTTTGGGTTAGCTGTAGAATTAGATGTTAATGTTCCGGGAGTTTCTATTGAAGAAGCACGGTCTTTAACAGAGAAAGCTCACCAGATCTGCCCTTATTCTAATGCTACAAGAAACAATATTGAGGTTAAGCTTTCTGTAACGAACAATGATTAA
- the lipB gene encoding lipoyl(octanoyl) transferase LipB, whose product MNTNQNKAVEFEDLGIKEYQPAWDYQEQLMKSIIDTKIKNRDLPAEQHITTQNHLLFVEHPHVYTLGKSGHEENMLAGIDKLKEIEATYVKTNRGGDITYHGYGQIVGYPVLDLENFFTDIHLYMRNLEEVIIRTIGEYGLKGERSQGETGVWLDVGKPYARKICAMGVKASRWVTLHGFALNVNTDMRYFEYIVPCGIKDKQVTSLKRELERDLTPEEMEDVKAKIRKHFADVFQAELIYK is encoded by the coding sequence ATGAATACAAATCAAAATAAAGCAGTAGAATTTGAAGATTTAGGTATTAAAGAATATCAACCCGCATGGGATTATCAGGAACAGCTGATGAAGAGTATTATTGATACTAAAATAAAGAACCGCGACCTGCCTGCAGAACAGCACATCACTACCCAGAACCATCTTCTTTTTGTAGAACATCCTCATGTCTATACCTTAGGAAAAAGCGGGCACGAAGAAAATATGCTGGCCGGAATTGATAAACTGAAGGAAATAGAAGCTACCTATGTAAAAACAAATCGTGGCGGAGATATTACCTATCATGGCTATGGTCAGATTGTTGGTTATCCTGTTCTGGACCTTGAAAATTTCTTTACAGATATTCATTTATATATGAGAAACCTTGAAGAGGTTATCATTAGAACGATTGGTGAATACGGATTGAAAGGAGAACGTTCCCAGGGGGAAACCGGAGTATGGCTGGATGTTGGAAAACCTTATGCCAGAAAGATCTGTGCAATGGGGGTAAAAGCTTCCCGATGGGTAACTTTACATGGCTTTGCTCTGAATGTCAATACAGATATGCGTTACTTTGAATATATTGTTCCATGTGGAATCAAGGATAAACAGGTTACTTCTTTAAAAAGAGAGCTTGAAAGAGACTTGACACCAGAAGAAATGGAAGATGTAAAAGCAAAGATCAGAAAACATTTTGCTGATGTATTTCAAGCGGAACTGATCTATAAATAG
- a CDS encoding hemin-degrading factor: MSILVNDLKEKWEALKAENPHVRIRNAAAQFGVSEAELLLTGIGEGVTVLNPDFPGILTEAEKLGKVMALTRNDECVHERKGIYQNGDFSSPHAQLFVGDDIDLRIFLNHWKFALAVEEGDKKSLQFFAKDGLALHKIYLTKNSDEVAFEAIVEKFKAEDQNQAFVFEAVAPKQAEKPDTEIDVEGFKKAWAELKDTHDFFMMTRKFGVSRTQALRLAPEGFTQKIDNSKVVNILEKASEKGTPIMVFVGNRGIIQIHTGNVKKTLWHQQWFNVMDPDFNLHLDVTKIAEAWIVKKPTEDGEVTAIEVFNKEGDFIVQFFGKRKPGIPELQEWKDLVATLEQ, encoded by the coding sequence ATGAGCATATTAGTGAATGATTTAAAGGAAAAATGGGAAGCTCTGAAAGCTGAAAATCCACATGTAAGAATAAGAAATGCTGCCGCACAGTTTGGCGTAAGTGAAGCGGAATTACTGCTAACAGGGATTGGAGAAGGGGTAACTGTATTAAACCCTGATTTTCCGGGAATTCTTACAGAAGCTGAAAAATTAGGAAAAGTAATGGCTCTTACCCGTAATGATGAGTGTGTTCATGAAAGAAAAGGAATTTACCAAAACGGAGATTTCAGCAGCCCGCATGCTCAGCTTTTCGTAGGAGACGATATTGATCTTAGAATTTTCCTTAACCACTGGAAATTTGCATTAGCAGTAGAAGAAGGAGATAAAAAAAGCCTTCAATTTTTCGCAAAAGACGGATTGGCTTTGCATAAAATCTATTTAACTAAAAATAGCGATGAAGTTGCTTTTGAAGCTATTGTTGAAAAGTTTAAGGCAGAGGATCAGAATCAGGCTTTTGTGTTTGAGGCTGTAGCACCAAAACAGGCAGAAAAACCGGATACAGAAATTGATGTTGAAGGATTTAAAAAAGCATGGGCAGAATTAAAAGATACTCATGACTTCTTCATGATGACCAGAAAATTCGGAGTGAGCAGAACTCAGGCTTTAAGACTGGCGCCGGAAGGGTTTACTCAGAAAATTGATAACTCAAAAGTAGTCAATATCCTTGAAAAAGCTTCTGAAAAAGGAACTCCTATTATGGTTTTTGTTGGCAATAGAGGAATTATCCAGATCCACACCGGAAATGTAAAGAAAACGCTTTGGCACCAGCAGTGGTTCAATGTAATGGACCCTGATTTTAACCTACACCTGGATGTAACGAAAATTGCAGAAGCATGGATCGTGAAAAAACCAACTGAAGATGGAGAAGTTACAGCGATTGAAGTATTCAATAAAGAAGGAGACTTTATCGTTCAGTTCTTTGGAAAAAGAAAACCTGGAATTCCTGAACTTCAGGAATGGAAAGATCTTGTAGCAACTCTTGAACAATAA